The DNA segment GGTTTGATCAGTTGAGTTATATTTCCCAGCATCCGTATTTATTTTCCGGAACGATTGCCGAAAATATTGCGATTGGCGGTAGAAACGAGGCTTCACGAGCTGAAATTGATGCAGCCGCAAACAAGGCTGGACTTTCTGATTTAGTTGAGAGACTTGCAAATGGGTTGAATACTTCCGTCGGTGAAGCAGGCCGTGGACTTTCCGGGGGTGAGCAGCAGCGGGTTGCGATTGCCAGAGCTTTTCTGAAACGACCATCTGTCATTCTATTTGATGAACCGACAACAGGGCTCGACCTGCAAACGGAGCGAATTTTACAAGAATCGATTAATGAATTGTCGAAAACCTCAACAGTAATTACAGTAGCACACAGGCTGCACACGATTAAACGGGCGGACAACATCCTATTTTTAGATCATGGCCAATTGGTTGGTCAGGGAACGCACGAAGACTTGATGCAATCCGTTTCAGAATACCGGAACATGGTGTCTGCACAGCAAGGAAGTGATGCATCATGAAGGATTTAGCTATTGTGATGAAACTTGTAATTAGAGAGAAAAGAGACATTCTTCTGTCTATCCTGTTCGGTTTTCTGGCAGGAATCACAGCTGTCGGCTTGTTTGGGGCTAGTGGCTATTTAGTGTCAAAAGCAGCCCTCACTCCGCCGCTGTACACTCTTATTGTTGTCGTATCTATCGTCAAATTGCTGGGGTTCGTAAGGGCAATCAGTCGTTATGCCGAACGCTATTTCTCCCACCGGGCTACGTTCACAATTTTAAGCCATTTGCGTGTTTCTTTTTATGAAAAATTGGAGCCGCTAGTGCCAAGCATTTTTCAAAAGTATCGAAGCGGGGATTTGCTTGCCAGAATCGTAGGAGATGTAGAGAGTCTGCAAAACTTCTTTCTACGCGTGTTTTACCCGCCGATCGTGCTCGTGATCGTCTTCCTAAGTACGATCGTATTTACCGTTTTTTATTCTGTTTCTATCGCGCTCGTTCTCCTTGGCGGGCTACTGATTACAGGGTTTGTTGTGCCATATTTATTTGCTCTTAGGCAGAGGAGCATAGACGCGCAAGTTCGTGAAGAACGCGGAAGCTTATCAACGGAATCGACAGAGCTCTTGTATGGTTTTAGGGACTTGAAAATTTATCAAAAACTTGTGGAGAAAGAGGCACAGTTAAAGCGATCTTCAGGTCATTACATTCAGGAGCAGGAAAAAGAGGGGATTCACGCCTCGTTTAGTCATGCAATGAATACAATGGTGTCGTTAATTGTATCCTGGATTGTACTGGCCCTGGGCGTTTACCTCGTCACAGAAGGACAATTGGATGGCATTTTCCTCGCGATGCTCGTAATGATTTCATTAACCGTTTTTGAAAATACGACGCCAATGGCTGTATTTCCGCTTCACTTAGAAGATAGCCGCCGTGCATCGAATCGCCTTTTCTCAGTTGTTCGGAATCATGATGGAGTCGCTAAACAGACAAGTTCTATTCAGCTTCAAGGGGGAGAAGCTTATTCCATTGATATGCAGGATGTGAACTTCACGTTTCCTAGGGAAGCAAGACCAGCCCTGGAAAATGTGAATTTGCAATTGCCTGCAGGGTCAAAAACGGCGATCGTCGGTCCTAGTGGGTCCGGCAAATCAACGTTGCTGCAGCTTTTGTTAAAAGTACAGACAGTCGATTCCGGTGAGATCAGGATAGGGGAAACACCTCTTGCATCGGTTGAACAAGAAAGCCTTTGGCAAAACACGAATGTTATCTTGCAAGAGAACCATTTTTTCTACGGTACGATTAAAGAAAACTTGTTGATTGCGCGAGACGATTTGGTAGACGAACAGTTAGAGGCAGCTCTTGCTAAAGTGGATTTAGATCACTTTAATTTATCAGATCCTGTGTTGGAAAAAGGTGCGAATCTCTCTGGCGGGGAGAAACAGCGCTTAGCTATGGTACGGGCAATGCTCAAGGCAGAGCGTTTGTGGATCTTAGATGAACCAACTTCCTCTGTTGATGCACTGACAGAAACAGCGATTTATCGGCATTTATTTGAGCAAGCCAAGGAAGAAACGCTTATCCTTGTCAGCCATCGTCTCACAGGTCTTGAAAAAATGGATAAGATTGTTGTCATCGAGAATGGGAATATTATGGAAGAGGGGACTTTTGACGAGTTGATGGAAAAGCGGGGGTACTTTTATGAGATGAAGCAGATTGAGAAGAGTGTTTTTATGTAGAAAAATGCAGTTCGCGGGCAAATCTGCATATTAGCGGCTAATATAGATTTTATAGTGGCGAAACCTCGATTTTCGTGCTGGTAAAATTAGACCTACGAGTAACGTCAAAACTAGATTTCGTGCAATGATCGAAATTTACGTGCAAATAACTAGCGAAGCCACAGGTGATCTTCCAAACCTGTGGCTTTTCGCGCAGCTATTTAACAAAAGAGGAGTCTAATGGGAGAGAATCGCCTGGTTCTAGGACAGGAACCTCGACTTCAGCGGTATCAGGATATTTAATTCCAGCCCCGGTGTTA comes from the Halobacillus shinanisalinarum genome and includes:
- the cydC gene encoding thiol reductant ABC exporter subunit CydC; translation: MKDLAIVMKLVIREKRDILLSILFGFLAGITAVGLFGASGYLVSKAALTPPLYTLIVVVSIVKLLGFVRAISRYAERYFSHRATFTILSHLRVSFYEKLEPLVPSIFQKYRSGDLLARIVGDVESLQNFFLRVFYPPIVLVIVFLSTIVFTVFYSVSIALVLLGGLLITGFVVPYLFALRQRSIDAQVREERGSLSTESTELLYGFRDLKIYQKLVEKEAQLKRSSGHYIQEQEKEGIHASFSHAMNTMVSLIVSWIVLALGVYLVTEGQLDGIFLAMLVMISLTVFENTTPMAVFPLHLEDSRRASNRLFSVVRNHDGVAKQTSSIQLQGGEAYSIDMQDVNFTFPREARPALENVNLQLPAGSKTAIVGPSGSGKSTLLQLLLKVQTVDSGEIRIGETPLASVEQESLWQNTNVILQENHFFYGTIKENLLIARDDLVDEQLEAALAKVDLDHFNLSDPVLEKGANLSGGEKQRLAMVRAMLKAERLWILDEPTSSVDALTETAIYRHLFEQAKEETLILVSHRLTGLEKMDKIVVIENGNIMEEGTFDELMEKRGYFYEMKQIEKSVFM